From the genome of Tachysurus vachellii isolate PV-2020 chromosome 2, HZAU_Pvac_v1, whole genome shotgun sequence, one region includes:
- the LOC132858425 gene encoding CD209 antigen-like, whose translation MIKEDCTKPEILADNKSADFKDTEDLYEDMTGYRKRTSTPVLWVKYNKEIDQLEKERSALHKVLLNLGWRVFRQNIYYISTVKKNWNESRQDCIKRGADLVIINSTEEQEFISKYSNGTEAWIGLNDTDTEGTFKWVDGSPLTTKFWWNGEPNDYGNEDCVITGFRKAEFNISTWADYPCDHLLAGICEMKIFN comes from the exons ATGATTAAAGAAGATTGTACAAAACCAGAAATTTTAGCAGACAACAAATCAGCTGACTTTAAGGACACTGAGGATTTATATGAAGATATGACTGGATACCGtaagagaacttcaactccag TGCTGTGGGTCAAATACAACAAAGAGATAGACCAGTTAGAGAAGGAGAGATCTGCACTGCATAAAGTACTGTTAAATCTTG GATGGAGAGTTTTCAGAcagaatatttattacatttctactGTAAAGAAGAACTGGAATGAGAGCAGACAGGACTGTATAAAGAGAGGAGCAGATCTGGTGATTATAAACAGTACAgaggaacag GAGTTCATCAGTAAATATTCCAACGGTACTGAAGCTTGGATTGGTCTgaatgacacagacacagaggggaCATTTAAATGGGTGGACGGTTCACCACTGACCACTAA GTTCTGGTGGAACGGAGAACCAAACGATTATGGAAATGAGGACTGTGTTATAACAGGCTTTAGAAAGGCTGAGTTTAACATCTCGACCTGGGCTGATTATCCCTGTGACCACCTTTTAGCTGGGATTTGTGAGATGAAAATATTTAACTGA
- the LOC132841935 gene encoding C-type lectin domain family 4 member K-like, translated as MFCFCMEETKRDDEDMTVVNYTIINDYESTETEDIKTKSHRQIQHTEHNTAGRNCYRLTAVCAVLMCILLMTAVTVLWVKYNILSREQDQLEQERSALHHVLLNFGWRVFKQNIYYISTEKKNWTESRQHCIKRGADLVIIYSTEEQEFVSKYSNGTRAWIGLTDTDTEGTFKWVDGSPLTTDFWWNGEPNDYKQREDCVITGHAKAKSNISTWADYPCNLLLAGICEIKIFN; from the exons atgttttgtttctgcaTGGAGGAGACGAAGAGAGACGACGAGGACATGACGGTTGTCAACTATACAATCATAAACGATTATGAAAGCACCGAAACCGAGGACATCAAAACAAAGAGTCACAGACAAATTCAACACACAG aacacaacactgctggaagaaactgttacagaCTGACTGCAGTGTGTGCGGTGCTGATGTGTATCCTCCTGATGACTGCCGTCACTGTGCTGTGGGTCAAATACAACATCCTGTCTAGAGAACAAGACCAGTTAGAGCAGGAGAGATCTGCATTGCACCATGTGCTGTTAAACTTTG GATGGAGAGTTTTCAAAcagaatatttattacatttctactgaaaagaagaactggactgagaGCAGACAGCACTGTATAAAGAGAGGAGCAGATCTggtgattatatacagtacagaggaacag GAGTTCGTCAGTAAATATTCCAACGGTACTCGAGCTTGGATTGGTctgactgacacagacacagaggggaCATTTAAATGGGTGGACGGTTCACCACTGACCACTGA CTTCTGGTGGAACGGAGAaccaaatgattataaacaaagAGAGGACTGTGTTATAACAGGCCACGCAAAGGCTAAGTCTAACATCTCAACCTGGGCTGATTATCCCTGTAACCTCCTTTTAGCTGGGATTTGtgagataaaaatatttaattga
- the LOC132841936 gene encoding C-type lectin domain family 4 member E-like: MFCFCMEEMKRDDEDMTVVNYTIITDYESIETEDIKTKSHRQIQHTEFNAAGRNCYRLTAVCAVLMCILLLTAVTMLWVKYNIVSREQDQLEQERSAMHHVLLNFGWRVFKQNIYYISTEKKNWTESRQDCIKRGADLVIINSTEEQEFISKYSNGSHAWIGLTDIDTEGTFKWVDGSPLTTEFWWVGEPNDVAKNEDCVITGFRMAKSNISTWNDYNCGFFEVGICEMNIFN, from the exons atgttttgtttctgcaTGGAGGAGATGAAGAGAGATGACGAGGACATGACGGTGGTCAACTATACAATCATAACCGATTATGAAAGCATCGAAACCGAGGACATCAAAACAAAGAGTCACAGACAAATTCAACACACAG AATTCAACGCTGctggaagaaactgttacagaCTGACTGCAGTGTGTGCGGTGCTGATGTGTATCCTCCTGCTGACTGCCGTCACTATGCTGTGGGTCAAATACAACATCGTGTCTAGAGAACAAGACCAGTTAGAGCAGGAGAGATCTGCTATGCACCATGTGCTGTTAAACTTTG GATGGAGAGTTTTCAAAcagaatatttattacatttctactgaaaagaagaactggactgagaGCAGACAGGACTGTATAAAGAGAGGAGCAGATCTGGTGATCATAAACAGTACAgaggaacag GAGTTCATCAGTAAATATTCCAATGGTTCTCACGCTTGGATTGGTCTGACTGACATAGACACAGAGGGGACATTTAAATGGGTGGACGGTTCACCACTGACCACTGA GTTCTGGTGGGTCGGAGAACCAAACGATGTTGCAAAAAATGAGGACTGTGTTATAACAGGCTTTAGAATGGCTAAGTCTAACATCTCAACCTGGAATGATTATAACTGTGGCTTCTTTGAAGTTGGGATTTGTGAGATGAACATATTTAACTGA